From the genome of Carnobacterium viridans:
TTTATCAATCTCTCGGAATCGATACAGATGATTTTGAATTTTTTGTAGACCAAGAATTAGACAATTATCCAACTGTGGAAGGCTCAAATGTTCAATATGGACAAGGAATGAGCCAAAATTTATTTCGATTGCTAACGGAAGCTGATACTTTAAGGGCTGAATTTCAAGATGATTTCCTTTCAACCGAAATTATTTTGCTAGCACTTATGAAATTAAAGAACCACAGCTTGACAAAGTATTTAAGCAAAAATGGATTAACTGAAAAAGCATTAAAAGCTGAAATTGAAAAAATAAGAGGAGGAGATCGCGTGACCTCACAAAATCAAGAAGAAACTTATCAAGCACTTGAAAAATATGGAACTGATTTGGTTAAGGCGGTAAGAAGCGGAGACCAAGATCCAGTCATTGGAAGAGATGATGAAATTCGTGATGTGATTCGTATTTTATCTCGTAAAACAAAGAATAACCCTGTACTGATTGGAGAACCCGGTGTTGGTAAAACGGCCATAGTAGAAGGGTTGGCACAACGAATCGTTCGAAAAGATGTTCCCGAAAACTTAAAAGGAAAAACTATTTTTTCATTAGATATGGGCGCGTTGATCGCAGGAGCTAAATACCGTGGTGAATTTGAAGAACGGTTAAAAGCAGTCTTAAAAGAAGTGAAAAAAAGCGAAGGGCAAATCATCTTATTTATTGATGAGATCCACACTATTGTAGGTGCAGGTAAAACAGAAGGCAGCATGGATGCAGGAAATCTATTGAAGCCTATGTTAGCTCGTGGCGAATTGCACTGTATTGGTGCAACCACACTAGATGAATACCGGAAATACATGGAAACGGATAAAGCGCTGGAAAGACGCTTCCAGAAAGTACTCGTTGATGAGCCAACTGTAGAAGAAACCATCAGTATTTTAAGAGGACTAAAGGAACGTTTTGAAATTCACCATAGTGTAAATATCCATGACAATGCTTTAGTTGCTGCTGCAACGTTATCGAACCGCTACATTACGGATCGTTTTTTACCGGATAAAGCCATTGATTTAATAGATGAAGCTTGTGCAACGATTCGAGTGGAGATGAATTCACGACCTACTGAATTGGATCAAGTTTCGCGTCGTTTGATGCAGCTGGAAATCGAAGAAGCAGCGTTGAAAAAAGAGAAAGATGATGCTAGCATCCGAAGATTAGATATCATTCAAGAAGAATTATCTAATCTTCGTGAAGAAGCCAATCAGTTGAAAATGAAATGGGAAACTGAAAAAGAAGAAGTCGCTAAATTGCGTAATAAACGTGCTGAAATTGAAAAAGCGCGTCATGAGTTAGAAGAAGCTGAAAGTAACTATGACCTAGAACGTGCCGCTGTTTTAAGACATGGGCAAATTCCTGCTTTAGAAAAAGAATTGAAAAAGCTGGAAGAGGAACAATTAGCTGCCCAAGGCAATTCAATCAGACTTGTGCAAGAATCGGTAACGGATGAAGAAATTGCTGTCGTTATTGGTCGGATGACGGGTATTCCTGTTAGTAGATTAGTTAAGGGAGAACGTGAAAAATTAATGCACTTAGATACGTCATTAAGTGAACGCGTTATCGGTCAAGATGAAGCGGTACAAAGTGTATCAGATGCGGTTATCCGGGCTCGAGCTGGTATACAAGATCCTAATCGTCCGCTAGGTTCATTCCTGTTTCTAGGACCTACTGGTGTAGGGAAAACCGAATTAGCTAAAGCTTTAGCCGAAAACTTGTTTGACTCGCAAGATCATATGGTGCGAATCGATATGAGCGAATATATGGAAAAACATACTGTTTCAAGATTGATAGGAGCACCTCCAGGTTATGTTGGATATGATGAGGGAGGGCAATTGACCGAAGCGGTAAGAAGAAGTCCGTATACTATTGTCTTGTTAGATGAAATTGAGAAAGCTCATCCGGATGTATTTAATATTTTATTACAGGTATTAGATGATGGACGCCTAACCGATTCTAAAGGCAGAATGGTCGATTTTAAAAATACCGTTTTAATTATGACAAGTAACATTGGTTCTGATTTATTGTTGGAAGGCACGGATGAACAAGGACAAATAAAAGAAGCGACAAAAGAACATGTGATGTCATTATTAAAAACATCCTTTAAACCAGAGTTCTTAAATCGAATCGATGATACAATTTTATTTGCACCACTTAGCATACAAGTTGTGAAGAAGATTGTTCTCAAATTAGTACACAATTTGTCAAAACGTCTAGCAGAACAAGATATTGAACTGACTATTTCAAATGAGGCACAAATATGGATAGCGGAAAAAGCTTATGATCCTATGTATGGTGCGAGACCGTTGAAGAGATTTATTACTAAAGAAGTGGAGACACCTTTAGCTAAAGGAATCATTTCTGGAGAAATCCCACCAAAATCTAAAGTAACAATTACACTAAAAGAGGATCAACTATCTTATGAGACAGTGATGTTAAATGATTAAACAAAAAAAAGACATTCATTAGAATGTCTTTTTTTTGTTTATAAAAGCTTATTTAGTTGCATGTCCATGTTTTTGATCAGGAAAAGACTTGGCAATTAAAATAACCATAACGCCAATAAATAAGCCAATAGCGGATGCCATAACAAAGTTATACGAACCGCTTGATAATGAGCTACCAATGTAATTTACAGCTTGTCCTATAAGGAATCCCCAAAATAATGTCACTAAATATTTCATGATATAACCTCTCTTCTTTTACACGTTCATTTTAGCACTTTCAAAAACTTTGTAAAGCAAAAGTAAGTAGAACTTTTTTTATTGTAGGTTACTTTGGATTATTGCAACAAGAATAAAAAGTTCTTTTTAGAAGGTTTGCGTATACGAATCTTAGAAGGGTATAATAGATAGTAATGAGTTAGAATGGGGTGACAAAATGTCATTTGTACAATTGCAAGTTATTAGTTCATATAGTTTATTACAAAGTACAACTTCAATTGAAGAATTAGTGGTCAAAGCAAAAGAACGAGGTTATCAAGCGATTGCTTTAACCGACCACAATGTCTTATATGGAATGGTTGACTTTTATAAAATGTGCAAAAAACATCAGATCAAGCCCATTTTAGGGTTAACGTTAGATGTTGGGGGCACTGTAAATAGCGAAGAGACTTATTCAATTATTCTATTAGCTAAGAATGCTAAAGGATATGAAAGTTTGATGGCTCTTTCAAGTGAAAAAATGTTATTACTTGAAAATGAACGTCTTACATTTAAACAAATAAGTCAATACAGTCAAAATTTAATCGCAGTCACACCTGGGGAAAATGGAGAAGTAGAAACTCTTTTACTTCAAGATGAAAAAAAATCAGCAGCAACAGTAGTCAAAGAATGGCAAACGGCTTTTCCTGAGCAACAATTTTATCTTGGCATACAGCTGCATCAAAAACTAATGACCATCAAAGATGCATTAAATAAACTAGCAAATGAAACGGCCACTTTAACAGTTGCTTTGCAAGATATACGGTACATTGATGCAGTTGACGACTTTAGTACTACAGTATTAAGAGCGATTAATAAGGGCGAGACTCTCTCCCCTCAACAGCCTACTGAAGAAGGCGAGTATTATTTGCCTGAAAGCAATCAGGTAGAACAGTTATTTAAAGATAATGACTTGGAACAAGCTGCTCAACGAACCAACGAGATAGCTGAAATGATTGATGCGGACATATCCTTGCATCAACAATTATTGCCAAAATTTCCTTTATCTAAAGACACAAAGACAACGGAGTTTTTAAAAGAACAGTGCTTAAAAGGGTTAGCAGTGAGAGTACCTCAATCAGATGAACGATACACAAAGCGATTAGATTATGAGTTAGCCGTTATTCAAAAAATGGGGTTTGAAGATTACTTTTTAATTGTGTGGGATGTCATGGCGTATGCTCATAAAGTGAAAATTGTTACAGGTGCAGGTAGAGGTTCAGCAGCTGGATCTTTGGTGGCTTATTTACTAGAAATCACAGACGTTGATCCGATTGAGTACAACTTATTATTTGAACGATTTTTGAATGAAGAAAGGTATACAATGCCTGATATCGATTTGGATTTCCCTGATAATAGACGTGAAGAAATTTTGCTTTATGTAAAAAATAAGTATGGTCAAAATCATGTTGCTCAGATAGCTACTTTTGGAACGTTAGCAGCTAAGATGGCTCTAAAAGATGTAGCAAGAGTATTTGGGTTAAGTCCTTCAGAAGCAAATGTGTGGTCAAAGGCCATTCCCAAAATATTGGGCATCACTTTAGAAAAAGCCTATAAAGAATCAGCAACGCTCAGAAAACTAGTTGAAGAAAATGATAAAAATAGTTTGCTCTTTAAAACAGCCAAAAGAATTGAAGGATTGCCTCGTCATATATCGACACATGCAGCCGGAATTGTTATCAGCGATAACCCACTAACTCAGTATGTCCCTTTGCAAAAAGGTGGAGGAGAAATTCTGTTAACGCAATACCCGATGGGAAATGTAGAAGAAATTGGCTTGTTAAAAATGGATTTTTTAGGGTTGAAAAATTTAACAATCATTGACAACACGCTAAAACTTGTTCAAAGGAAAACTGGAAAACGCTTGGATCTTTTGACTATTCCAATGCAAGATCAAAAGACTCTGCAATTATTCCGTCAAGCAGATATGGTGGGAATTTTTCAATTTGAATCTTCTGGAATAAAAAACGTTCTTCGCAGATTAGAGCCTTCTTCAATCGAAGATATCGCGGCCGTAAATGCTTTGTATCGCCCGGGCCCGATGGAACAAATTGATACGTTTATCAAAAGGAAACAAGGTATCGTTCCCATAGAATACCCTCATGAAAGCTTATCAGAAATTTTAGCGGTCACTTATGGTGTAATGGTTTATCAAGAACAAGTCATGCAGGTAGCTGCCAAAATGGGTGGGTACACATTAGGTCAAGCAGATATTTTAAGACGAGCGATCGGGAAAAAACAAAAAGCCATTATTGATAAAGAGAGACACCATTTTATTTCTGGTGCGAACCAATTAGGCTACACTAAAGAAGTAGCCATGCAAGTTTATGATTATATCGAACGATTTGCGAATTATGGGTTTAACCGTTCCCATGCAGTAGCGTACTCATTCATTGCCTATCAGATGGCTTATCTAAAAGCACATTACCCCAATGCTTTTTTTGTGGCGCTATTAAATTCAGCTCTAAACAGTTCTGCTAAAATGAAAGAATACATTATTGAAGCGAAGAAAAGGAAAATAAAAGTTATTCCACCTAATATCAATACGAGTTTCAGTGGATTTACATTAACTGAAAATAATATTTTATTTGGCTTCAATTCAATCAAAGGTCTAAGAAGAGATATGATTGTCGAAGTGATCCAAAATCGGAAAAATGATGGGAGATACTTAGATTTGATTGATTTTCTCAAAAGATTGGATAAAAAATGGTTGAAGCCGGAATACATTAAACCTTTAATTTACGCTGGAGCCTTCGATCAATTTGATTACTCTAGAGGCGCTCTTTTAGCATCGGTTGATGGAATTGTTCAAAGTATAAAAATGAGCGGAAACAATATTGATTTGTTTGAATTATTAAAACCCAAATATGAATTCGCCCCAGATTTAACGCTTGAAGAAAAACTAGAAACAGAAGAACAATACTTAGGTACCTATTTGTCAGGTCATCCAACTGAAAAATATGATCAGCTGAGACAATGGAAACAAGTTGAGTATACGAGCGAGTTGGCTGTTGGAAATACAAGTAGAATAATCGGGATGATAAAAAATGTGCATAAAATCCGCACGAAAAAAGGCGAATCTATGGCTTTTGTAACGATCAGTGATACTTCTGGAGATTGTTCGCTCACACTTTTTCCAACAAAATATCGACAATTCATTGATTTGCTTAATAACGGAGGCACTTTATACGTTTCTGGAAAAGTCGATTCAAAGCGAGAAGATATTCCTCAAATGATTGTCAGTCAAATGGAAGATATTAAGAAAGTAATGGACGGTTATACTACTAAGAAATGTTTTATACGGATACAAGAGGTACAAAATACCAATGATACATTAGAAAAAATGAAGAAAATAATGATGAAAGCAAAAGGCAATATACCGGTCGTTCTTTACTATGTACAAACAAATAAAAAAATTGTTTTAGCAGAAGAAAATTGGATCCATGATACTCCCGAGTTGATGGAACAATTGGAAGAATTACTGGGGAAAGAAAATGTTGTGATTAAAAATAGTTAAATATAGGAATTTTTTAATAAAACTGATTTTTAAAAAGACAAAACGTTATAAAAATGGTAGAATAGCAGTTGAGCTTATGTTTGTAAGTTTGAACCAAGAAGTATTTGTGATAGAATGTATAAGTGTAATGAGTAAAAGATTTTTTAGATGATACTAGTTATGAGTTGTTTAGAAGAGCTGTTTACTTTAATCTATTTTATGAGGTGAAGTCAATATGAAACGTATTGCTGTTTTGACAAGTGGTGGAGATGCTCCAGGAATGAATGCAGCTATTCGAGCTGTTGTGCGTAAAGGTCTTTACGAAGGTATGGAAGTCTATGGTATTAACTATGGTTATGCTGGCTTAGTAGCTGGTGATATACGTAAATTAACTCGTAGAGATGTAGGTGATAAGATTTCGAGAGGTGGAACTTTTCTCTATTCTGCTCGTTATCCTGAATTTGCTACTGAAGAAGGTCAACTAAAAGGTATTGAACAACTAAATAAATTTGGGATTGAAGGTTTAGTCGTTATTGGTGGAGATGGTTCTTATATGGGAGCTTCTGCTTTAACGAAACACGGCTATCCAACTGTAGCTTTACCAGGTACGATCGACAACGATATTCCAGGGACTGATTTCTGTATCGGATTTGATACGGCTATTAATACCGTATTAGATTCTGTTGATAAAATCCGTGATACTGCAACAAGTCACGTGCGTACTTTCATTATTGAAGTTATGGGACGTAATGCAGGAGATATTGCATTATGGACTGGTGTAGCAGGAGGAGCAGAACAAATTATTATTCCTGAAACAGAATTTAATATGGAAGAAATTGCAAGCACGATTCAAAAGGGTCGTGAACGTGGTAAAAAACATAGTATCATAATTTTAGCTGAAGGCGTAATGAATGGAAACGACTTTGCAGATGAATTATCAAAACATGGTGATTACCAAGCTCGTGTTACGGTTCTAGGACATGTTCAGCGTGGAGGTTCTCCAACTGCTCGTGACCGAGTATTATCAAGTGTTTTTGGTGCGAGAGCTGTTGATTTACTAAAAGTTGGTAAAGGCGGATTATGTATAGGAATCGTAGACAACAAAATTGTTGAAAATGATATTGTCGAAACCTTAAAAACAAAAAAACATATGCCAGATGTCAGCTTATATAAATTAAATCAAGAAATATCTTATTAAACGAATTACAAACTTTAAAAAAATTGTAATAAAAAATTGCTGTTGGGAGAGATAATAGAATGAAAAAAACGAAGATTGTATGTACGATTGGTCCAGCAAGTGAAACAGTTGAACAACTGGTTCAAATGATAGATGCAGGTATGAACGTAGCCCGCTTAAATTTTTCACATGGTGATTTTGAAGAGCATGGTGCACGTATCAAAAATATTCGTGAAGCCTCAAAACGTACTGGCAAAATGGTAGGAATTCTATTAGATACAAAAGGTCCTGAAATGCGTACGCATAACATGAAAGACGGTCGTGTGGATTTTGAAGCAGGAGACATTGTTCGTATCTCAATGACAGAAATTGAAGGAACAAAAGAAAAATTCTCAATCAGTTACCCTGAATTAATCAATGACGTAAACCCAGGAACTCATATTTTATTAGATGATGGTTTAGTAGATCTTGAAGTAACAGACTTAGACCATGCAAATGGTGAAATTGTTGTTTTAGTTAAAAACCCAGGAACATTGAAAAACAAAAAAGGTGTTAACGTACCAGGCGTATCTGTTAACTTACCAGGTATCACTGATAAAGATGCTGCTGATATTCGTTTTGGTTTAGAAAATGATATTGACTATATTGCTGCAAGTTTCGTACGTCGTGCAAGTGATGTATTAGAAATCACACAAATTCTTGAAGAAGAAAACATGACACACGTTCAAATCATTCCTAAGATTGAAAACCAAGAAGGCGTAGATAACATTGACGAAATCTTAAAAGTTTCAGACGGATTAATGGTTGCACGTGGAGACTTAGGAGTTGAAATTCCTACAGAAGAAGTTCCTATCGTTCAAAAAGCACTTATCCAAAAATGTAATCAAGCTGGTAAACCAGTTATCACAGCTACACAAATGTTAGACTCAATGCAACAAAACCCACGTCCAACTCGTGCGGAAGCAAGTGACGTTGCAAATGCTATTTTTGATGGTACAGATGCTATTATGCTTTCTGGAGAAACTGCTGCTGGGGATTACCCTATTGAAGCTGTACAAACGATGGCACGTATTGCTGTTCGTACAGAAGAAGCATTAGTAAATCAAGATGCATTTGCATTAAAAGCTTACAGCCAAACAGATATGACTGAAGCTATTGGTCAATCAGTAGGACATACTGCTCGTAACTTGAACATTCAAACAATTGTTGCAGCAACTGAATCTGGACATACTGCACGCATGATTGCAAAATACCGTCCAAAAGCTAATATTGTTGCGGTTACATTTACAGAACGTCAAATGCGTGGGTTAGCATTAACATGGGGTGTTTCTCCAGTCGTTTCTGAAAAACCTGCTTCAACTGATGATATGTTTAATCTTGCTACTAAAATCGCTCAAGAAACTGGATTTGCTTCTGCAGGAGATTTAATTATCATTACTGCTGGTGTACCAGTTGGAGAACGTGGAACAACTAACTTAATGAAAATCCAATTAATTGGAACTAAATTAGCTAGTGGTCAAGGTGTAGGATCAGATGCTGTTATTGGTAAAGCAACTGTCGCAACAAGTGCTGAAGAAGCAAATAAAAATGCTGTTGAAGGTGGAATTTTAGTTGTTAAAACAACAGATAAAGACTACTTGCCAGCAATTGAAAAATCATCAGCTTTAGTAGTAGAACAAGGCGGTTTGACTAGTCATGCAGCTGTTATTGCTATTGCAATGAGCATTCCTGTAATTGTGAATGTTGAAAATGCAACAACACTTATTACAAATGATGAATTAATTACTGTTGACTCACGTCGTGGAATTGTTTATCGTGGAGCTACAACAGCAATCTAATCACAATTAACTAAACAAAACTCTCTTGAGGATTGATTTTAGATCCGATGGGGAGTTTTTTTTGAGTAATTTATTTGTTAGTTTACATAAAAAAAATATGGTAAACTTGCTTTGGATAAATTGTTCCTTACTTTCCATCTCCTTCTTTTTCTTATAAAATGTAGGAGATGGATCAGTAGAACAAAAATGCAACGATTATTTTGAAACTTATGGAGGAAAAAATATGAATCAATCATTAGGAAAAGTTATTACAGGTCTTGTTACAGATGTAAACGAGGATGCGTTTTTTGTACAAAAAGATGGAGTAACCTATAAATTAGACAAAGCAGAAGGAATGGAATACAAACTTGGAGATACAGTAGAAGGTTTTGCTTATATCTCAATGGATAAAGACTTTATGTTGACTCAAGATATACCTAAAGCTCAAGTTGGGTATTACGCATGGGGAACGGTTATAGACACACGTAAAGATCTAGGTGTATTTGTATATGTAGGCTTACCTGATAAAGAATTGGTTGTTTCACTTGACGAGTTGCCAACCATTAAACAACTGTGGCCTAAAAAAGGTGACCGTTTACTGATAACAATAAGAGTAGATGACAAAGACCGTATGTGGGGAGAACTAGCAAGTGATGAAGTCTATCAATCGCTAGCAAAAAAAGGAACAGAAGAATTGATTAATCAAAACATAAAAGGAACAGCTTACCGCCTGAAAATGATTGGAACTTTTATTTTGACTGAAGATAATCAAATTGGATTCATTCATCCTTCAGAACGTAAAGACGAACCTCGTTTAGGAGAAGTTGTATCTGGACGTGTCATTGGG
Proteins encoded in this window:
- the clpB gene encoding ATP-dependent chaperone ClpB, whose amino-acid sequence is MDIEKMTTTMQQTLGEAQSIAVTRKHQEIDLLHLWKVFLTPDHFARGLYQSLGIDTDDFEFFVDQELDNYPTVEGSNVQYGQGMSQNLFRLLTEADTLRAEFQDDFLSTEIILLALMKLKNHSLTKYLSKNGLTEKALKAEIEKIRGGDRVTSQNQEETYQALEKYGTDLVKAVRSGDQDPVIGRDDEIRDVIRILSRKTKNNPVLIGEPGVGKTAIVEGLAQRIVRKDVPENLKGKTIFSLDMGALIAGAKYRGEFEERLKAVLKEVKKSEGQIILFIDEIHTIVGAGKTEGSMDAGNLLKPMLARGELHCIGATTLDEYRKYMETDKALERRFQKVLVDEPTVEETISILRGLKERFEIHHSVNIHDNALVAAATLSNRYITDRFLPDKAIDLIDEACATIRVEMNSRPTELDQVSRRLMQLEIEEAALKKEKDDASIRRLDIIQEELSNLREEANQLKMKWETEKEEVAKLRNKRAEIEKARHELEEAESNYDLERAAVLRHGQIPALEKELKKLEEEQLAAQGNSIRLVQESVTDEEIAVVIGRMTGIPVSRLVKGEREKLMHLDTSLSERVIGQDEAVQSVSDAVIRARAGIQDPNRPLGSFLFLGPTGVGKTELAKALAENLFDSQDHMVRIDMSEYMEKHTVSRLIGAPPGYVGYDEGGQLTEAVRRSPYTIVLLDEIEKAHPDVFNILLQVLDDGRLTDSKGRMVDFKNTVLIMTSNIGSDLLLEGTDEQGQIKEATKEHVMSLLKTSFKPEFLNRIDDTILFAPLSIQVVKKIVLKLVHNLSKRLAEQDIELTISNEAQIWIAEKAYDPMYGARPLKRFITKEVETPLAKGIISGEIPPKSKVTITLKEDQLSYETVMLND
- a CDS encoding YjzD family protein; translation: MKYLVTLFWGFLIGQAVNYIGSSLSSGSYNFVMASAIGLFIGVMVILIAKSFPDQKHGHATK
- the dnaE gene encoding DNA polymerase III subunit alpha → MSFVQLQVISSYSLLQSTTSIEELVVKAKERGYQAIALTDHNVLYGMVDFYKMCKKHQIKPILGLTLDVGGTVNSEETYSIILLAKNAKGYESLMALSSEKMLLLENERLTFKQISQYSQNLIAVTPGENGEVETLLLQDEKKSAATVVKEWQTAFPEQQFYLGIQLHQKLMTIKDALNKLANETATLTVALQDIRYIDAVDDFSTTVLRAINKGETLSPQQPTEEGEYYLPESNQVEQLFKDNDLEQAAQRTNEIAEMIDADISLHQQLLPKFPLSKDTKTTEFLKEQCLKGLAVRVPQSDERYTKRLDYELAVIQKMGFEDYFLIVWDVMAYAHKVKIVTGAGRGSAAGSLVAYLLEITDVDPIEYNLLFERFLNEERYTMPDIDLDFPDNRREEILLYVKNKYGQNHVAQIATFGTLAAKMALKDVARVFGLSPSEANVWSKAIPKILGITLEKAYKESATLRKLVEENDKNSLLFKTAKRIEGLPRHISTHAAGIVISDNPLTQYVPLQKGGGEILLTQYPMGNVEEIGLLKMDFLGLKNLTIIDNTLKLVQRKTGKRLDLLTIPMQDQKTLQLFRQADMVGIFQFESSGIKNVLRRLEPSSIEDIAAVNALYRPGPMEQIDTFIKRKQGIVPIEYPHESLSEILAVTYGVMVYQEQVMQVAAKMGGYTLGQADILRRAIGKKQKAIIDKERHHFISGANQLGYTKEVAMQVYDYIERFANYGFNRSHAVAYSFIAYQMAYLKAHYPNAFFVALLNSALNSSAKMKEYIIEAKKRKIKVIPPNINTSFSGFTLTENNILFGFNSIKGLRRDMIVEVIQNRKNDGRYLDLIDFLKRLDKKWLKPEYIKPLIYAGAFDQFDYSRGALLASVDGIVQSIKMSGNNIDLFELLKPKYEFAPDLTLEEKLETEEQYLGTYLSGHPTEKYDQLRQWKQVEYTSELAVGNTSRIIGMIKNVHKIRTKKGESMAFVTISDTSGDCSLTLFPTKYRQFIDLLNNGGTLYVSGKVDSKREDIPQMIVSQMEDIKKVMDGYTTKKCFIRIQEVQNTNDTLEKMKKIMMKAKGNIPVVLYYVQTNKKIVLAEENWIHDTPELMEQLEELLGKENVVIKNS
- the pfkA gene encoding 6-phosphofructokinase, which produces MKRIAVLTSGGDAPGMNAAIRAVVRKGLYEGMEVYGINYGYAGLVAGDIRKLTRRDVGDKISRGGTFLYSARYPEFATEEGQLKGIEQLNKFGIEGLVVIGGDGSYMGASALTKHGYPTVALPGTIDNDIPGTDFCIGFDTAINTVLDSVDKIRDTATSHVRTFIIEVMGRNAGDIALWTGVAGGAEQIIIPETEFNMEEIASTIQKGRERGKKHSIIILAEGVMNGNDFADELSKHGDYQARVTVLGHVQRGGSPTARDRVLSSVFGARAVDLLKVGKGGLCIGIVDNKIVENDIVETLKTKKHMPDVSLYKLNQEISY
- the pyk gene encoding pyruvate kinase, which translates into the protein MKKTKIVCTIGPASETVEQLVQMIDAGMNVARLNFSHGDFEEHGARIKNIREASKRTGKMVGILLDTKGPEMRTHNMKDGRVDFEAGDIVRISMTEIEGTKEKFSISYPELINDVNPGTHILLDDGLVDLEVTDLDHANGEIVVLVKNPGTLKNKKGVNVPGVSVNLPGITDKDAADIRFGLENDIDYIAASFVRRASDVLEITQILEEENMTHVQIIPKIENQEGVDNIDEILKVSDGLMVARGDLGVEIPTEEVPIVQKALIQKCNQAGKPVITATQMLDSMQQNPRPTRAEASDVANAIFDGTDAIMLSGETAAGDYPIEAVQTMARIAVRTEEALVNQDAFALKAYSQTDMTEAIGQSVGHTARNLNIQTIVAATESGHTARMIAKYRPKANIVAVTFTERQMRGLALTWGVSPVVSEKPASTDDMFNLATKIAQETGFASAGDLIIITAGVPVGERGTTNLMKIQLIGTKLASGQGVGSDAVIGKATVATSAEEANKNAVEGGILVVKTTDKDYLPAIEKSSALVVEQGGLTSHAAVIAIAMSIPVIVNVENATTLITNDELITVDSRRGIVYRGATTAI
- a CDS encoding CvfB family protein → MNQSLGKVITGLVTDVNEDAFFVQKDGVTYKLDKAEGMEYKLGDTVEGFAYISMDKDFMLTQDIPKAQVGYYAWGTVIDTRKDLGVFVYVGLPDKELVVSLDELPTIKQLWPKKGDRLLITIRVDDKDRMWGELASDEVYQSLAKKGTEELINQNIKGTAYRLKMIGTFILTEDNQIGFIHPSERKDEPRLGEVVSGRVIGVRPDGVINVSLMPRAYEAIGDDAAMLMAILERTKTGSFPYTDKSSPEDISDRFGISKGQFKRAIGNLMKQRLIVQEDGETKLVAPLTKVENEEDHIELDNE